One Candidatus Nanosynbacter featherlites genomic region harbors:
- a CDS encoding PD-(D/E)XK nuclease-like domain-containing protein codes for MKLILDHGIDYAVAAKRGDLPDLDSKAIDLGQLVHMLILGGEDQFAISPFENFYSKESKAWRNEQKAVGKHIITLGMFKAADQILKNIENHPLAKQYIFAKGATFEHEMYARTADGVDMKGKADVLIRTNESAMITDLKTTAKFDKFFKTAQSMHYDLQSAVYTLVTASSLELDPALVKFAYCVVESVAPYRVQFMIAGIDFVEAGERKLRTCVDEIIKFGDSEPNFLIEEVRELGDWSL; via the coding sequence ATGAAGCTGATTCTCGATCACGGTATCGATTATGCAGTTGCAGCTAAACGCGGAGACTTGCCAGACCTAGACAGCAAAGCTATCGATTTGGGGCAGCTGGTTCACATGCTGATACTCGGCGGCGAGGATCAATTCGCCATCAGTCCGTTTGAGAACTTCTACTCGAAAGAATCAAAGGCGTGGCGTAACGAACAGAAAGCTGTTGGCAAACACATCATCACTTTAGGCATGTTCAAGGCTGCTGATCAGATTTTGAAGAATATCGAGAACCACCCGCTAGCGAAGCAATACATTTTTGCTAAAGGCGCAACCTTTGAGCACGAAATGTATGCTCGCACCGCTGACGGCGTAGATATGAAAGGTAAGGCTGATGTGCTGATTCGCACTAATGAATCGGCCATGATAACCGACTTGAAAACTACCGCAAAGTTCGACAAGTTTTTCAAAACCGCACAGTCAATGCATTACGATTTACAGTCAGCAGTTTACACGCTGGTGACGGCGTCAAGCTTAGAGCTAGACCCGGCGCTAGTCAAGTTTGCCTACTGTGTGGTTGAGTCCGTCGCACCATACCGCGTGCAGTTCATGATTGCTGGCATCGATTTTGTTGAAGCTGGCGAACGCAAGTTGCGTACGTGTGTCGACGAGATCATAAAGTTTGGCGACAGCGAGCCGAACTTTCTCATCGAGGAGGTGAGGGAGTTAGGCGACTGGAGCCTGTAA
- a CDS encoding TrmH family RNA methyltransferase, whose amino-acid sequence MQDTRNVIDKFKGRSEAEIVKELDAKDHGLVIALENTERDFNMGTIVRSANAFGVRQIYVIGRRQWNKRGAMMTDKYLHITYLATTEEFVEKMREESREIIAIDNIPSSVNMAETSLPERAVLVFGQEGPGISEEMAQAADKIVAIEQFGSTRSINVGAAATVAMYCWLQQHVLRRQSAVD is encoded by the coding sequence ATGCAAGATACTCGAAATGTGATTGACAAATTCAAAGGTCGGAGTGAGGCGGAGATCGTAAAGGAGCTGGACGCCAAGGATCACGGCTTGGTGATTGCTCTGGAGAACACCGAGCGGGATTTTAATATGGGGACTATCGTCAGGAGTGCCAATGCGTTTGGTGTGCGGCAGATTTACGTCATCGGCAGGCGGCAGTGGAACAAGCGAGGTGCCATGATGACGGATAAATATTTGCACATTACATATTTGGCGACGACAGAAGAATTTGTTGAGAAGATGCGTGAGGAGAGCAGGGAGATTATTGCGATTGACAATATCCCAAGCAGTGTCAATATGGCGGAGACGAGCTTACCAGAGCGTGCGGTGCTAGTGTTTGGCCAAGAAGGCCCAGGGATCTCTGAGGAGATGGCACAGGCGGCGGACAAGATAGTGGCCATTGAACAGTTTGGCTCGACCCGCTCCATCAATGTCGGCGCGGCAGCGACTGTAGCGATGTATTGCTGGCTGCAACAGCATGTGTTAAGGCGACAGTCTGCTGTGGACTAG